The Labrus bergylta chromosome 14, fLabBer1.1, whole genome shotgun sequence region tttGGTAACAAATCTCCCACATACACGAGCAGAGAAATAGACAAATAAACGCTTCATTTTTTATGACTTAATGCTTTTAGTCTTTTCTAAAAGCAGCTTTAAGTTTCAGACAAATGTGAGTTAAAATCAAAGATGcagccaacaaaaaaaataacaaatttacACCAACATCACTAGTTAGGTAACAGCCTCTAAAACTATTTTTCTGTTCCCTTTCTTTGAAAATTTCTGAGGGCATCATAATATTCAAATTGTCATGTTTCACTTGGCAGTGGACATTTCATGCATTCTTATATCACACATTTGGACTCGGTCTCAGCAGTGAAACTGTTAATTGTTACCCTTTTATTTATTGTCATCTCCAGCAACTTTAATTAAATTCTAAATTGGTCTAAGCTCATTACAGTTATATAAAACCTGATCCGTGCCAGCGTCTATAATTCAGGTGCGGTTATAATATCACTGTGAAGTTATGGCAACCACCAAAGCTCACGTAACCTCCAATGTAGACTTCTCAGAACCGCTGGCAACAAAGTAGAGATCTGGCAGGGGAACAACTTAAGAGACCTTCTTGATGGCATCAGTGGAACATATAGGCAGGAATATCCGGTTAAGAGAAGCAAGGGCTTTTctcaaattaaaatattaaaaactgaaatggcaattttacatgaaaactaATTTGTTATATAACAACCAATAAAAACTCTGTAGAGGAGGATTCACTTGAGTTATGAAAATAATCACTATGCAAACAATCTTCAACTCTTTCTTACAGTTCCACACACCACTATACCTCTGCCTTAGACCTTGTTACCATGTATGTGTCTGGATATAGATATAAACTAAATCTGTCTAAGAGTGTTTTATTCCCCCATACATGAAAAGAACGCCAAATGTCACTCCAGAATTGCTTTCACTGTTAATAAGGAAAattttactttgtgtgtgtgtgtgtgtgtgtgtgtgtttgtccttttccTACATCTTTTATGGACCCATCTTGGTAAAAGACAGGGATTAGGTGTGTGAAGGACCTTTTTAGAGGAGGGCATTTCATCTCCTTTGAACAGCTAAGAAGGATTGTAATATTCCACAGTCGAGTTTCTTTAATTATTTCCAGATATGTAGTTACATCAAAACTTAATTCTCTCTTACAACCCCAGGACTGCATCCCCAGCACTCAGTCACTTGGGAGGAGTTAGGAATCAATATACCACGCATTACTTTAATATGTACTGGACATGGTCTGTTGCAATTTAGAGTACTGCATAGGTTACATCTATCTGCTGGTAAATTAGCCAAATTCTACCCCGGTTTACATCCAACCTGCATTAGGTGCAACCAGGACCCAACTATTTTCATACAGTATATAAGTTTAATATGGTCATTGACCCTAACCTATTGACTGCATTGATGGGTGTAGTCCCGCCGGATAAACACTAACATCTTCGCCGAGGCCATAGCTTTCCCTTCCTTGCTTGCTAGACATCTGATACTCCTTTTTCCCAAGCACTGGGTGTAGGAGGTAAGGTGCCACCTTAAGCTGAAAACATCTCAAATATGTGACCTGAGGCTCCACCGAGAAGTTTGTGTCTATTTTAACAACTGGGATTCCTTCCTTGCATGCACTTTGAAATACCTTTTTTTAACGGTGGATAAGAAATTATTTGCCATGCTTGTTTGATGTACAACACTGATACCAAAACTCATGTCTGCACTCTTAATCTAAAGTAGAAGCCGGCAGCTGGTTAGTCTGGCTTTGCATATAGACTCAAAAAAGGGTATGTGTGCCTGGCTTTGATCAAAGGGAACACAATCTGCTTGACTCCTCAAGGCCAATCGTGGGTTTATCTTGGACTTTTGATTCACACAACAAccaaagtataaaaataaaataacaacagatgTTTTATGAGACTTGATGTGCTGGATTTTCCACAATAGTTTTTACTTTCTCCTTAGGTCCAAAAAGTAATCcagtacaaaacaacaaaataatatgttttcattttatttttaataaaaaataagctattattaaaaaaaagatttagtcAAATATTACTTTTGTGGGTTTTCAATGGCATGAACCTGTGCATTTTAAAGTACTTATTGGTCCGGATAATCCCTTTATATCAATGTGTAATACCACTTTTCAGATCTTATGATCAATCTTAAAGGGTTTATAAAGCATACGCTTCAGATATGAACTGCTGTTAAGAGTAAATAATGGGGATGAGCAGATGTAATGATACCAAATACATTTGAACCCTATGTCAAAATGTCCAATAtctaaaaagtaaaagaatTGTCCCCTAACAGTTTGTTACAGCAAAACTGCCAGCACTGATTTTGCCTTGTGTAAAAAGTTGgctcagaaaaaataaaacccatTTCCTCCTAAGCGTAATACCTTTTGAATTCTTTCCAGTCATCGAGTAAGAAGTGACAAAAAAGGGTGGCTTTATACAGTAACTTCTTACTTATCAAGAACTAGTTTTGACCAAAACTTCTCATGTGTCATGAGCACAGCTCACATACCTCCTCAGTCTGCCAATGAGAAagtaaacacaaagacaaagacaggaTTAAAGGAGGCCGTGACTAAACCAGAGCACCAATTTACTCTCCAGtcacataaaaacactgaacaaaagACAGATCCCGCAGAGAAGAAGGAAGAATACCAATGCTGACAACTCCAGAGTGTCCTATTTCTTCCGTTTCATAAAACAATGAGACATCTCAGCAAGCGTCTTTAAACATGTCCGTAATATCACCAGAATGAGACTCGCATAGTTTCAGGGTGTGTTTGGCAAGATTCTGGAAAAACAGCAATGATGAACCTGTAATTTATCTCttaaatgatttctttaatGCTGTCAGTTTAAGCAAgtgtatctttattttttaaattgaaatcaataaaaactaaTTGTTCACTCTCCACAGGAGATATACAGTTTGTTTGACCACGTTGCACTTGTTAGACATTATTCTTTCATTGCTccctttttgtcttcttctttgtcaTCCTTCGAGTCATCAGAACCATAGTTCAAAgttaacttcctgttgtctaaagttctgttttgtctttcttcgTCCCTCCTTTCTGTCCATCATCGGCAGCACACCTGAAGCCCAGGTTATCAGAGGCAGAGTCCGGAGTGTTGCCCATCCTGACAAAGAACCATAAGCATCAGTCAGTGACGCCTGAGGGAAATAATTACTGTTTTGGCTCACAGTCCGTCTATAGAGTGATTTACCTGGTTGTGATTCGTGCCTTGTGATTGGCTGAACCATCCACCGTGTCGATCCATGAGGCACCGCGCAGCACATACATTGGCTGTGCAGAGCGAAAGGGTGTGGATGTCCATTCCCATGTGTTTCCCATCATGTCATAAAGTCCTGCAAGAACATTCAACATTAATAATGTCGAGCACACATTTTTACTTTAGACCTTATACAGATAACCTCAGACTCTCTGCGGTTTTAATCTCTGTACATCTTTTTCAGTCCATTGCATTCAacttgaatgaatgtgtgtaaaatcaataaatgtgttttgttggatggtgtctttttttgttttaagggaCAATTACCATAACTGTTCTGAGGAGGGAATGCTGACACAGGAGAGATGCCATGGTAACCATCCTCAGCAGTGTCTTTTTCTGGAAAGGCCCCCtttaacataaacaaaaaaaacagaattacgACCAAGCAGGTTTGTCTAACACTAATGTGATGAGcaacacattcatgttttattgcATCAGTagtagaaaagtaaaaaaaaaaaaaaaacataaaaacccTCAGATGTGTGGGTCCTTTCTAAACATACTGTGGGTTTTGCACCCACATATGTTTGGCCTAATAAAGTCATGTCAttatttgcagaaaaaaataaatcttaaaaaataacatttaagtATTAAATCATTGACCTTGTACGGAGAACAGACCATATTAATGCGAAAGCTAATTTAATGCTATTAATGCTAATGTATTAGTCTATAGTAGCAGACTAACCTGCCAAAGGTTGGATCTGTTGGCCTGGAACTTGTTTCCCCATGGATAAGTCCGACCTGgaacacagaggcaggaaacATAAAAGGACATCCAACAACATAATATTATATAAATTATCAAGCAGGAAGGGTATGTaattgacccccccccccctttcttctgtATAAAATGCAAGACCACACATTTAAATCACAGGTTTAACTCTGTTTAAAAGATGATATTAAGCGTTGGTGCACACATTAATACAAATGGACAGCATGGCTCAAACTCATACCATTAGTCAAGATGAAACCAGAATTGCTCTGTGATGAGTGCTGATATATCAGGAAATTTTGATACCCGAGCGCTCAGTGGGAATCGGCTGGAGGAGCAGCTCTATCGACGTCATGCCACTAACGAAACACAcgttcaacttttaaaaaaagcaaagatcCCTCAGCTCcgtacagtccacagcagaacaaatGATTgggtcagtttgaagcagaccATCACAGTTATGGGAGTTAAATAACTCTTGTGTCTCGCCGTTTCCGCTGTACTCCGCTATTCCAGTGCGCACAGTGCCGCAGGAAGAACATTCATCAGAAAAACTGTCAATCATGGCAATCTATACCTTTCTACAGCAAcaaataactaattaaaaagaaactggTCAGAATAAAGATTTCTTGTACACAAATCAGTGTTATAATAATTATCATGATGAACctgggtttgaaaaaaatgtttttgatgtgCATTTTGATTTTACAGTTGGActcatgtcccatctgttaacatgaagGAGGCGAGGTtaatgacctatactgcagagagtcagcagggggagctctaaatctttaAGCTTCACTTGAGGCAGGATATCCCACTGTCCATTGTTTATGCAATCTATGGTGCAGATAAATTGTCAAAAGATTATTAAGCCCTCTTATGGAGCatcataaagaagaaagaaaaaatatattttatgctTTTAAGGTATACATTGTGTACCTTGCAGCCCACCTCGTGCAGCCCACTCCCACTCCTCCTCAGTGGGCAGTCTCTTTCCCCTCCACTGGCAGAAAGCCTTAGCATCAGTCCAGCTCACCTGAACCACAGGGAAGTCCAGGCGCTCCCGAATGCCTGAACCTGGTCCTGCAGGCTGTACAGCAGTGGGTTAAACAAGAAATACGCGGGCAAAGAAGAAATGTATGGAAAGAACAAGAACAACGACAAAGATAGGTGAAGGTAAAACTGGTGACTTCACCTGTCTCCATGACACCCGTTCTATAGGCAACCACCAAGGAGCTGTCTGGAGTGGAAACATGACAAAGAGTCAAAGTTGTTCGCAGGACAGCCTGAGAAGAAAAAGTCTAGACCGTCTGTTGAATCTTTACATTCAAATCACATTTCCAATAATTAACCAATTGAAGTAAAACTCTTGTTGCAATTTGAATTCATGCACATAACTTTTAAAGAGTTAATTCGCCCATTTATTTAGAATCATAATACATTTAAAGCAaccaaagtaaaaaatactTATCATGACCCAATTCAGAATTATGTATATTATGGCTTTGCATCTGCTTAAGGTGAGACTTTTAATTACTTGAAACACTGCTGGGTATCGTGATCtaaaataatgtaaacaataatgtattatttgattaaaaaaactacTTTAGATCCCTTTGTACAACACAGACCAGCTGCTAAACTTCCTGCTTCAGAATCTATCAATGAACAACTATGCTGAAGGTGTGaaagctttttctttattttattttttttacttgtaacATATTAACAcctttcatttcttaaaatcctGAATTAGACTTCATGGAAATTGATGTTATACATGCAACATCCACGAGTTGTGCAGATTAATGTATTACTGTGTTAAACATGAAAATCCCAGTACCTCAATCTTCTGAGTCACTTTGCTCTTCAGGTCATCCGACACAAAGTCTTCAAATACAAAACTCCAACCAAACGTCTCAGcttctgttttgtatttctgcGCTCTCACAAACTCTCTGTCGTGAATGAGAGCCACGCAGCTTTATAAAACAGTACTTTGTTTGAGGGGTTACAGAATATAACAACATTAAGGTGTGTGTACCTGAAATCTGCATTAGTAACAGGGTACGTGTCTATTGTAAAGTCCTGAAGTTCAACCTCCCTGCTGGGGGACTCTCCATCTCTCCCATCAGCTGCACTGCTTCCCATTATCATCTTCCCTCCCGGGATATTCACCATCTCATCTGCAGAGCCTTTTAGTCAAGAGACAGAACTCGGTTACCTAGAATAAATACGGTTTTCATTTTGTGCAgtgaaaaaaagctttttagttTTGTTCTTACCCGCCAGCGTCAGTAAACACGTGGCACATATCCAGGACACCAGTTTCAtagtcttcatttttttagatTCTCTTTATAGCGTAAGTAACAAATAGTCAAAGTTGTCTCCTAACACACTATTTCACACTTTAATTATTGGTGACACATTCGCATATCGGAGACATTTCACCGTTGCAAAGGGTATTGGTTCAACCGTAAACTGCTTCCGCATTATTTAAGAGGTTCCGCTTTCCCGAAAACTTTTTTTACGCGTTTAGTTTCTctaatttttatatatatttacagtttgtGGTTTCTAcataaagatatatatttttcactTGTATTAAGTTACATTTCATGTAGCCTATGTAATGCAATGttaaaatatatcttaaaactgttaaaaaaaaaacccaattgTTTTAGTCGATCACCATAATCTTTGCCAATCAAAgatttaaacaacaaaaattaATTCAGAAAAGTGTGAAACTAGTCAATTATTTTTGTTGAGATGTTAAAAATAGGAAATGTGTGCAAGCTTTAATGTGCCACcagaagaaaacacagctgGAGAAACGCCTGCTCGGAAGTTTGTTAAGCGTCAAGGCAGGTTGTTGACCAAGATTAAAAACCTTaaacttttacttttaattcCTCCTTTCTCAATTATAGCCAACGTTTACAACATTGACTTATACTAAATGAACTCTAGTTTTATTTTGGCAGCTTGAAAAACTCACTTTGAACAATAAAATCCcttcaacagttttttttacttgtaatGAAGCAGTCAAGAAAACGATGCAATCATGAATCTGAAGTTTGAGTATAGAATAAACTAAATGATAGAAATAACTGGTAAGAACAGTCTTGTTCTTTAGTGGAAGTATGTCAAAAGGTTGTATCACATACATTGAATAATTATCCACACATCCAACTCTAAAAGGTATTTCTAGTTGCAGCTGGAGCAGTTCACTGCTTTATTTACTGTTGATGTTTCATCTGCAACAGTACATTTAATAAGCCTTTGTATTTGCTCCAAAAAACCTAATTTCAGCATTGAATTTAAGCATTATTTAAGTGGTGTACAAGGAGATTAAATGTTAATAAGAAATTCTTGTCCTTTTGGGCCTGGCCCAAAATGTctgcaacaataaaaaaagtggaAATACAAGATTTTGGTGCATCCTGAAATACTTTCGATACAAGAGTCATGTATCAAAGTAACATTAAATAACTGGTTGGGTTAAGtagttggaaaaaaaagctttcagacATGGAGCAAATTAGTCGTGTTATGTTACAATTAGAATAACGTTTTGGGTCATCAACCTTGATCCTCTCGACAGAGTCAATAAGACTTCTTAAGCATCCacttcacaaacaaaacacaaaatctttCAAGAGCTGAAAAACCTTTAATGGCTAGAAACAAAACTGAGTGGCTGAGgtcagtgcttttttttaacaaaatctCATAAATAAACCAATCAGAGGGAGACATTGACAAATCCATGGAAAAAGAACATGACTAGCAAAACAATGGTTCCTGACAGATGCTGTGATGGATGCTGTGGCGTCTATGGCAGACTGTCCATCAGACTGGGGTGCTTCAAAGTTCCAAGAGGGGCAACAAGTTTAATCAACTGTCACTATCCCTGTATGTATGATAACAACTGCAGCTTCTTCAGTACACATTTAACCTCTTAGAGAAGACATTCCAGCTCGCATGATCTCATCCACCAACAAGATGTTGCTGGCAATCACTGTGCTGTAAAGGAATAACATTAGAGGTCAGAGAGGACGATGCTTCAGGATCATTTCAAATATTTGGAGGCATGTTGTACAGTTCAGAAATGCATTCTCACCATGAATGGAGAAGCTGCTTCTTGACATTGT contains the following coding sequences:
- the sumf2 gene encoding inactive C-alpha-formylglycine-generating enzyme 2 — its product is MKTMKLVSWICATCLLTLAGSADEMVNIPGGKMIMGSSAADGRDGESPSREVELQDFTIDTYPVTNADFREFVRAQKYKTEAETFGWSFVFEDFVSDDLKSKVTQKIETAPWWLPIERVSWRQPAGPGSGIRERLDFPVVQVSWTDAKAFCQWRGKRLPTEEEWEWAARGGLQGRTYPWGNKFQANRSNLWQGAFPEKDTAEDGYHGISPVSAFPPQNSYGLYDMMGNTWEWTSTPFRSAQPMYVLRGASWIDTVDGSANHKARITTRMGNTPDSASDNLGFRCAADDGQKGGTKKDKTEL